Proteins co-encoded in one Gemmatimonadales bacterium genomic window:
- a CDS encoding TonB-dependent receptor, with protein MLPLVLLAQVAAGQAVKVTGLVTDSATGARLEGARVILRRDGQTVGAAESDGRGRFRLTRIAPGSYEVRVARIGYAARASGSIDVGETDLALDVRLPELPLQLEPLVVTANLALETALRSPSAVTVVPRERLRTTVATTLADHLRDVPGIDYATKGFFSQTFSARGPRNVTSSDLLMLSDYRYAALPVLEYNNPGLIPTTTEDLDRIEVVRGPGAVIYGPNSRRGVVHFISRSPLGEPETKLSFTGGQRAYADGSARISRRVGTRLGVKLSARYARADEWHFNDPVEQSLRSQALAAGALADTLLIGRRRPTADVFHSEARADWVVARNAILVSSVGVSRGVGIETGAEAGAAQSNGWRSTFVQTRLEHPHLFANVTLDLSDAGEVYNLRSGTRLEENSRRFAAQLQYRAERGPFRLLTGGDFRLGVPRTGGTLNGRFENDDDLRETGAYVHLSAAAGPRLELSGALRLDHHNRLADAYFLSPRAALVFKPAPNHALRASWSRSFAQPSARALFPDVSLGPLGPLPFSLRLEGSAGQGFTFDRSCGGLCMRIPAAFAGGQVVSAPADATLTWPVMVALLQARGLDLSGIPAPTGAQVGSQLALLNPALQTFTQVTPAQILDVAPVQRTVESSLEGGYKGYLTDRFFTTVDLYYVRASHVFATTSSVNTPNVFFDPVSLTQYLSQYVSPAEAQAAAAAVATIPVGTIEPREVPGADLLIFQPATQGGRYDYWGADVSLGWHATSQVTVTGGYSYSSKDSTDLGGSAGYLLFQIPRHHGSLAIDWRDDPGGHWAYLRGRAASPFSVSSPAYVGRVSSYAVFDLGAGLRLPWARDTWLSLDALNVLDHRHAEFVGTPEIGRLVSSRIEISF; from the coding sequence GTGCTCCCGCTGGTCCTGCTCGCCCAGGTGGCGGCGGGGCAAGCGGTGAAGGTCACCGGGCTGGTCACGGACTCCGCTACCGGCGCGCGGCTGGAGGGAGCCCGGGTCATCCTCCGGCGCGACGGGCAGACCGTGGGTGCCGCGGAGAGTGACGGCCGCGGACGGTTTCGCTTGACCCGCATCGCGCCGGGCAGCTACGAGGTCCGGGTCGCCCGGATCGGATACGCCGCCCGTGCGAGCGGCTCGATCGACGTAGGGGAGACGGACCTGGCGCTCGACGTCCGGCTTCCCGAGCTGCCCCTCCAGCTCGAGCCCCTGGTAGTGACCGCCAATCTCGCCCTCGAGACGGCACTCCGCAGCCCCAGCGCAGTCACCGTGGTGCCCCGAGAGAGGCTGCGGACCACCGTCGCCACCACCCTCGCCGATCACCTGCGCGACGTCCCCGGCATCGACTACGCCACCAAGGGATTCTTCAGCCAGACCTTCAGCGCCCGCGGCCCCCGCAACGTGACGTCGTCGGACCTGCTGATGCTGTCCGACTACCGCTACGCCGCGCTGCCGGTGCTGGAATACAACAATCCCGGCCTGATTCCGACGACCACGGAGGACCTGGATCGGATCGAGGTGGTGCGCGGACCCGGCGCGGTGATCTATGGCCCCAACAGCCGGCGCGGCGTCGTCCATTTCATCAGCCGGTCGCCCCTGGGGGAGCCGGAGACGAAGCTCAGCTTCACCGGCGGGCAGCGGGCCTACGCCGACGGCTCTGCCCGGATCTCCCGGCGTGTCGGCACCCGGCTCGGCGTCAAGCTGTCGGCGCGGTACGCGCGGGCCGACGAGTGGCACTTCAACGACCCGGTCGAGCAGAGCTTGAGATCGCAGGCGCTGGCCGCGGGGGCCTTGGCCGATACGCTCCTCATCGGGCGACGCCGCCCGACCGCCGACGTGTTCCACTCGGAGGCCCGGGCCGACTGGGTCGTGGCGCGTAACGCCATTCTGGTCAGCAGCGTCGGGGTGAGCCGCGGGGTGGGAATCGAGACCGGAGCGGAAGCCGGCGCCGCGCAGTCCAACGGCTGGCGCTCCACCTTCGTGCAGACCCGGCTGGAGCACCCGCACCTCTTTGCCAATGTCACGCTCGATCTGAGCGACGCGGGCGAGGTCTACAATCTCCGGAGCGGCACCCGGCTTGAGGAGAACTCCCGCCGGTTCGCCGCGCAGCTTCAGTATCGCGCCGAACGGGGACCATTTCGGCTCCTGACTGGAGGCGACTTCCGCCTGGGCGTCCCTCGCACCGGGGGAACCCTCAACGGCCGATTCGAGAACGACGACGATCTCCGCGAGACCGGCGCCTACGTGCACCTGAGCGCGGCGGCCGGCCCGCGCCTGGAGTTGAGTGGGGCGCTCCGCCTCGATCATCACAACCGGCTCGCCGATGCCTATTTCCTGTCGCCGCGGGCCGCACTGGTGTTCAAGCCGGCGCCCAACCACGCGCTTCGTGCCAGCTGGAGCCGCTCGTTTGCGCAGCCCTCGGCTCGCGCCCTCTTTCCCGACGTGAGCCTGGGCCCGCTCGGGCCGCTGCCGTTCTCGCTTCGGCTGGAGGGATCGGCAGGGCAGGGCTTCACCTTCGATCGATCCTGCGGCGGGCTGTGCATGCGTATCCCGGCCGCGTTCGCCGGGGGCCAGGTGGTGAGCGCTCCCGCCGATGCGACGCTGACCTGGCCGGTGATGGTGGCCCTGCTGCAGGCACGCGGGCTCGACCTCTCCGGTATCCCCGCACCGACCGGCGCGCAGGTGGGCAGCCAGCTCGCGCTGCTGAATCCGGCGCTCCAGACGTTCACGCAAGTGACCCCGGCGCAGATCCTGGATGTCGCCCCGGTGCAGAGAACGGTGGAGAGCTCGCTCGAGGGTGGCTACAAGGGGTACCTGACCGATCGCTTCTTCACCACCGTCGACCTCTACTACGTCCGCGCGAGCCACGTCTTCGCCACCACCTCGAGCGTCAACACGCCCAACGTGTTCTTCGACCCGGTCAGCTTGACCCAGTACCTCTCCCAGTACGTCTCGCCCGCGGAGGCTCAGGCCGCGGCCGCGGCGGTCGCCACGATACCCGTGGGGACGATCGAGCCGCGCGAGGTCCCCGGGGCTGACCTGCTGATCTTCCAGCCCGCGACCCAGGGTGGGCGCTACGATTACTGGGGTGCGGACGTAAGCCTCGGCTGGCACGCCACCTCACAGGTGACCGTGACCGGGGGCTACTCCTATTCCAGCAAGGACTCGACCGACCTCGGCGGCAGTGCGGGGTACCTGCTGTTCCAGATCCCGCGCCATCACGGCAGCCTGGCCATCGACTGGCGGGACGATCCGGGGGGCCACTGGGCCTATCTGCGTGGTCGCGCCGCCTCGCCATTCTCGGTGAGCTCGCCCGCCTACGTGGGCCGGGTGTCGTCCTACGCCGTCTTCGACCTCGGCGCCGGCCTGCGGCTCCCGTGGGCCAGGGACACCTGGCTTTCGCTCGACGCGTTGAATGTGCTGGACCATCGGCATGCCGAGTTCGTCGGCACGCCCGAGATCGGAAGGCTGGTGAGCTCGCGCATTGAGATCTCCTTCTGA
- a CDS encoding AAA family ATPase, producing MDLLRPFLPIDRCHALAAGRELPEHAAGAALFADVSGFTALSGALAAEQGGKRGAEELLSRLNRLYDPLIAIIHQQAGAVVGFAGDSITCWFDAMPAGLPGYPSAALRAVTAAERMQTAMRAFAPAPGEGKVALGIKVAVAAGAARRLAVGDPDYCLLDAMAGATLDRMAAAEQAAAAGEILVDDASHELLEANLVAGIPRPLGGSHGRAHPVLAVAACAPPSPWPAFPAQLSEDVTRRWVLPAVAERMAAGGRFLGELRQVVPLFASLDGIDWETDREAPARLDAWVRWAQATIAGLGGAVIQLTIGDKGTNLYAAFGAPVAHEDAADRAAAAAVVLQAPPDTLGFVPRTRIGISQGPVWTGACGSAERRCYGVMGEPVNLAARLMSHAPTGETLVDQRAARAAGRHRFSALSPLQVKGRPEPVLAATLIGRSMTMDVGGPVAAPLVGRETELALLEPLLLATARGDRGALVLQGAAGIGKSRLSAELMARAQQIGVRVLRGVGDPVERQRAYHAWQPVFAALLGVERGRAGDPSVRDAVLQRLRALGPAFERQAPLLKAVLPLDIEETPVTTQMEAEVRAANTLELLAGLVESLAGGPTLLLLEDAHWLDSTSWALLATLRHRAAPLLIAVVSRPLDELAAGAPLPPAVEELRGDPGTVSLLLEPLPAASAVSLACSRLGVDALPPRIAALIDQRAEGNPLYLEELVHALLEAGVIRVEERRCVLDESAGDPAALLPDTLEGLVTSRLDRLTPVSQRAAKVASVIGRVFPVRLLEAVYPVAGERSAIPAALEELARLEIARPVSEPEPSYTFKHAITHDAVYGTLLFAHRQELHRAVAEWYEGQGSDLAPLYPVLAHHWESAEAPAEAVRYGELAGEQALRSFANREAAAFFTKVLSRLDRLPAEPAPTRALRRARALRGLGTAAYSLGDTAEASSRLEDALAALGRPWPRTRPRLVGLLCGGVLRQAVHRLLPRSTPVPSARQAAERTEMAGALGILIRAYFPIGNLLGAVTANFEALNLAERAGEGAEVAGQLATAYTNVGATFDNAFGLHRIAAGYYERARAAATAAGNLHAIANLEKVRGMIYMMTRRLAEATEPFERSAALHVELGDARGWEEVCYSNATRALASGDLLGALALMEGVVASGRRRDSAHSCVLGLAQLALVLLRLGRLSEAEQAATESRAIRSRERYPAERIYAGGVLAWARALQGAEQDVLPLLEEIAVLAAEVGMSGIAAEGYVAGGEAAALLLNARSAGDVASRERLLHLGALMHRPLIRTARYMASLYTPPAERLAGAFAMARGQDRPALRKWRRSLALAASDGQRWDEAEAALALARFHPASAERDRHAARAHDLYTSMGAAGRLRRLDSLARTP from the coding sequence ATGGATCTGCTGCGGCCCTTCCTTCCGATAGACCGCTGTCACGCCCTCGCAGCCGGCCGGGAACTGCCCGAGCATGCGGCCGGCGCGGCCCTCTTCGCGGACGTATCCGGATTTACCGCGCTCTCCGGCGCCCTGGCCGCGGAGCAGGGAGGGAAGCGTGGTGCCGAGGAGCTGCTCTCCCGGCTCAATCGCCTCTACGATCCGCTGATTGCCATCATTCACCAGCAGGCGGGCGCGGTGGTGGGCTTTGCCGGGGATTCAATCACCTGCTGGTTCGACGCGATGCCGGCCGGGCTGCCCGGCTATCCTTCCGCCGCGCTCCGCGCGGTGACAGCCGCGGAGCGGATGCAGACGGCCATGAGAGCGTTTGCGCCCGCACCGGGCGAGGGCAAGGTGGCGCTGGGGATCAAGGTGGCGGTTGCGGCGGGTGCCGCCCGCCGGCTGGCGGTTGGAGACCCCGACTACTGCCTCCTCGACGCCATGGCGGGAGCCACACTCGATCGGATGGCGGCGGCCGAGCAAGCGGCGGCGGCGGGCGAGATCCTGGTGGACGACGCGAGCCATGAGTTGCTCGAGGCAAACCTGGTGGCCGGGATCCCGCGTCCGCTCGGTGGGAGCCACGGCCGGGCTCACCCGGTGCTGGCCGTCGCGGCCTGTGCCCCTCCCTCACCCTGGCCCGCGTTTCCGGCGCAGCTCAGCGAGGACGTGACGCGGCGCTGGGTCCTCCCCGCCGTGGCCGAGCGAATGGCCGCGGGCGGCAGATTTCTGGGGGAGCTGCGTCAGGTCGTGCCGCTGTTCGCGAGTCTGGACGGCATCGATTGGGAAACAGATCGTGAGGCTCCCGCGCGTCTCGATGCCTGGGTGCGATGGGCCCAGGCCACCATCGCCGGGCTGGGCGGCGCCGTCATTCAGCTCACCATCGGCGACAAGGGCACCAACCTCTACGCCGCCTTCGGAGCGCCAGTGGCCCATGAAGACGCCGCCGATCGCGCCGCCGCGGCGGCGGTCGTGCTCCAGGCCCCTCCCGACACGCTCGGTTTCGTGCCGCGGACTCGCATCGGCATCAGCCAGGGACCGGTGTGGACCGGTGCCTGCGGCAGCGCCGAGCGCCGCTGCTATGGCGTAATGGGCGAGCCGGTCAACCTTGCCGCGCGGCTCATGTCCCACGCGCCGACGGGCGAGACGTTGGTAGACCAGCGCGCCGCCCGCGCCGCCGGGCGTCACCGTTTCTCCGCCCTGAGCCCGCTGCAGGTCAAGGGCAGACCCGAGCCCGTTCTGGCGGCCACGCTCATCGGCCGGAGCATGACGATGGATGTCGGCGGACCAGTAGCCGCACCGCTCGTGGGCCGCGAGACCGAGCTCGCCCTCTTGGAGCCGCTCCTCCTCGCCACTGCCCGGGGCGATCGGGGCGCGCTGGTGCTCCAGGGAGCCGCCGGCATCGGAAAGAGCCGGCTCTCGGCGGAGCTGATGGCGAGAGCACAGCAAATCGGAGTTCGAGTGCTGCGCGGTGTGGGCGATCCGGTGGAGCGCCAGCGCGCCTATCACGCCTGGCAGCCGGTCTTCGCCGCCCTGCTTGGCGTGGAGCGAGGGAGGGCAGGAGATCCGAGCGTGCGCGACGCCGTGCTCCAGCGGCTCCGTGCCCTCGGCCCGGCGTTCGAGCGCCAGGCTCCCCTGCTCAAGGCGGTTCTCCCGCTCGATATCGAGGAGACTCCCGTCACTACGCAGATGGAGGCGGAGGTTCGGGCCGCGAACACCCTCGAGCTGCTCGCCGGGCTGGTGGAGAGCCTCGCCGGCGGCCCGACACTCCTGCTGCTCGAGGATGCGCACTGGCTCGATTCCACCTCCTGGGCCCTGCTCGCCACGCTGCGCCACCGGGCGGCGCCGCTCCTCATCGCGGTGGTCTCCCGTCCGCTCGACGAGCTCGCTGCCGGCGCGCCGCTTCCACCGGCGGTCGAGGAGCTTCGCGGCGATCCTGGGACCGTGAGTCTCCTCCTGGAGCCACTGCCCGCGGCATCGGCCGTGAGCCTTGCCTGCAGCCGGCTCGGCGTCGACGCGCTGCCGCCGCGGATCGCGGCGCTGATCGACCAGCGGGCCGAGGGGAATCCGCTCTATCTCGAGGAGCTGGTGCATGCGCTGCTCGAGGCTGGGGTGATCCGGGTCGAGGAGCGCCGCTGCGTGCTGGACGAGAGCGCCGGAGATCCCGCGGCACTCCTGCCCGATACCCTCGAGGGGCTGGTGACCAGCCGCCTCGACCGGCTCACGCCCGTGTCGCAGCGGGCCGCGAAGGTGGCCAGTGTCATCGGCCGGGTCTTTCCGGTCCGCCTGTTGGAGGCGGTGTATCCCGTGGCGGGTGAGCGATCCGCCATTCCGGCCGCGCTGGAGGAGCTGGCGCGGCTCGAGATCGCCCGGCCCGTCTCCGAGCCGGAGCCGAGCTACACCTTCAAGCACGCCATCACCCACGACGCGGTGTACGGCACGCTGCTCTTCGCTCATCGCCAGGAGCTCCATCGCGCCGTCGCCGAGTGGTACGAGGGGCAGGGCAGCGATCTGGCTCCGCTCTATCCGGTGCTGGCGCATCACTGGGAGTCCGCCGAGGCACCGGCGGAGGCGGTTCGCTATGGGGAGCTGGCCGGAGAACAGGCCCTCCGAAGCTTCGCCAACCGTGAGGCCGCCGCGTTCTTCACCAAGGTTCTTTCCCGACTCGACCGGCTGCCGGCCGAGCCCGCGCCCACCCGCGCGCTTCGCCGCGCCCGCGCGCTCCGCGGACTCGGTACGGCCGCGTACTCCCTCGGTGATACGGCCGAAGCATCGTCGCGACTGGAGGATGCGCTCGCCGCGCTGGGCCGTCCGTGGCCCCGGACCCGCCCCCGGCTGGTGGGCCTGCTCTGCGGCGGGGTGTTGCGGCAGGCCGTCCATCGTCTTCTCCCCCGTTCGACCCCGGTTCCGTCTGCGCGGCAAGCGGCCGAGCGGACCGAGATGGCCGGTGCGCTCGGTATCCTGATCCGGGCGTATTTCCCGATCGGCAACCTGCTCGGCGCGGTCACCGCGAATTTCGAGGCGCTCAATCTGGCGGAGCGGGCCGGCGAAGGTGCCGAAGTCGCCGGCCAGCTCGCCACCGCCTACACCAACGTCGGCGCCACCTTCGACAACGCCTTCGGTCTTCATCGGATCGCCGCTGGGTACTACGAGCGGGCCCGCGCGGCGGCCACCGCGGCGGGGAACCTCCACGCCATCGCCAACCTGGAAAAAGTGAGAGGCATGATCTACATGATGACCCGCCGGCTCGCTGAGGCCACCGAGCCGTTCGAGCGCTCCGCCGCGCTGCACGTCGAGCTGGGAGACGCGCGCGGCTGGGAGGAGGTCTGCTATTCCAACGCGACTCGTGCGCTGGCCAGTGGCGACTTGCTCGGAGCCCTCGCGCTGATGGAAGGCGTTGTGGCGTCCGGCCGCCGCCGCGACTCCGCCCATTCCTGCGTGCTCGGACTGGCGCAGCTCGCTTTGGTCCTCCTCCGGCTCGGACGCCTGAGCGAGGCCGAGCAGGCCGCCACCGAGAGCCGGGCGATCCGCAGTCGCGAGCGCTATCCCGCCGAGCGGATCTACGCGGGCGGCGTGCTGGCGTGGGCTCGGGCGCTCCAGGGCGCCGAGCAGGACGTGCTTCCGCTGCTGGAGGAGATCGCCGTGCTGGCGGCCGAGGTGGGGATGAGCGGGATCGCTGCCGAGGGATACGTCGCCGGGGGAGAAGCCGCGGCACTCCTGCTGAATGCCCGCTCCGCGGGAGACGTTGCCAGTCGGGAGCGGCTCCTTCACCTCGGTGCGCTGATGCACCGCCCCCTCATCCGGACCGCGCGCTACATGGCGTCGCTCTACACTCCCCCCGCGGAGCGCCTCGCGGGCGCCTTTGCCATGGCGCGCGGGCAGGATCGCCCGGCCCTCCGCAAGTGGCGCCGCTCTCTCGCGCTCGCCGCTTCCGATGGCCAGCGCTGGGACGAGGCCGAGGCCGCCCTCGCCCTCGCGCGATTCCATCCGGCCTCCGCCGAGCGGGACCGCCACGCCGCCCGTGCGCACGACCTGTACACCTCCATGGGCGCCGCGGGGCGCCTCCGCCGCCTCGACTCACTGGCGAGGACTCCATGA
- a CDS encoding NAD(P)-binding protein — protein sequence MTDSTSRPKTRVAILGGGMSGLTAALALTDPENPRRADYEVTVYQMGWRLGGKGASGRNLDPEYHHRIQEHGLHIWFGCYDNAFRIMRKAYAELGRSPDAPLASWLDAFHPHSVSGVEMHVGHQWRQWIGTFPVNDAVPGHGGLLPLWSYVATGVKMYYANFLGRTQGQAPSPTGDQWVAFPSKPRQKAQRREGVREGRFVLWLAGVLRHLWFLETPFHLLNVAFVAANRMLLRRYWKRNQKAIATDPMQRERWIVLHFMFATFAGMVANRVLLYGFKPLNGQDFRDWMARHALDDGGLMLNSAFMVGLYDGMFAYENGDNTKPPGADWPPHAKMEAGEALKCCLRQALTYRGSGIWKMQAGMGDTVFGPVYEILRRRGVRFAFFHRVDRVQASADAATIDRIDLTRQAELVPRVQELGGYQPFVDVKGLPCWPDRPLYRQLVDGDALRESGVNLESYGANWAGDRPLTLERGRDFDQVVLAISIGALPYIACDLVKKSAKWRDMITHVKTTRTLASQVWYRRTAYELGWTSMQQPVVSGYDTGPFDTWADMSHLIPCEGWQSGGRPGREQYPLNAAYYCGMMADDSPLPETPCGPQAAYPDQAAEDAKVEGIVRDFLLQKVGALFPEANPAPGTFRWEWLVDQRGTGAVGPERLGAQYFRANVEPSERYVLSVPGSDKYRLPAHDDGEFTNLYLAGDWTDCGLNMGCIEAATMSGLLAGNALSGYPSRNDIIGLHW from the coding sequence ATGACCGATTCGACGTCGCGTCCGAAGACCCGGGTGGCCATCCTGGGCGGGGGGATGTCCGGACTGACCGCGGCGCTGGCGCTCACCGATCCGGAGAACCCTCGCCGCGCGGATTACGAGGTGACCGTCTACCAGATGGGCTGGCGCCTGGGAGGGAAGGGTGCCAGCGGCCGGAACCTCGATCCGGAGTACCACCACCGCATCCAGGAGCACGGGCTTCACATCTGGTTTGGCTGCTACGACAACGCCTTTCGGATCATGCGCAAGGCGTACGCGGAGCTGGGTCGGTCACCCGACGCGCCGCTGGCGAGCTGGCTGGATGCGTTTCATCCCCACAGCGTCTCCGGCGTCGAGATGCACGTGGGGCACCAGTGGCGCCAGTGGATCGGGACCTTCCCCGTCAACGACGCCGTGCCCGGCCACGGCGGGCTGCTCCCGCTCTGGAGTTACGTCGCGACGGGCGTGAAGATGTACTACGCCAACTTCCTCGGGCGGACCCAGGGACAGGCGCCGTCGCCGACCGGCGATCAGTGGGTCGCCTTTCCCTCGAAACCGCGCCAGAAAGCCCAGCGGCGTGAAGGCGTGCGCGAGGGACGCTTCGTCCTGTGGCTCGCCGGGGTGCTCCGGCACCTCTGGTTCCTCGAGACCCCGTTCCACCTGTTGAACGTGGCGTTCGTGGCCGCCAACCGTATGCTGCTCCGCCGGTACTGGAAGCGGAACCAGAAGGCGATCGCCACCGATCCCATGCAGCGCGAGCGCTGGATCGTGCTGCATTTCATGTTTGCCACCTTCGCCGGGATGGTCGCGAACCGGGTGCTGCTGTACGGCTTCAAGCCGCTCAACGGGCAAGATTTTCGGGACTGGATGGCGCGCCACGCGCTCGACGATGGCGGGTTGATGCTCAACTCGGCGTTCATGGTGGGACTGTACGACGGGATGTTCGCCTACGAGAACGGCGACAACACCAAGCCGCCCGGCGCCGACTGGCCGCCCCATGCGAAGATGGAGGCCGGGGAGGCCCTCAAGTGCTGTCTCCGCCAGGCGCTCACCTATCGCGGCTCCGGCATCTGGAAGATGCAGGCCGGTATGGGCGACACGGTCTTCGGCCCGGTCTACGAGATTCTGCGCCGGCGCGGCGTGCGCTTCGCCTTCTTCCATCGCGTGGACCGGGTGCAGGCCAGCGCCGATGCCGCAACGATCGATCGGATCGATCTCACCCGGCAGGCCGAGCTGGTGCCCCGGGTGCAGGAGCTGGGTGGCTACCAGCCGTTCGTCGATGTGAAGGGGTTGCCCTGCTGGCCCGACCGGCCGCTCTACCGCCAGCTGGTGGACGGAGACGCGCTCCGCGAGTCGGGCGTGAATCTCGAGTCCTACGGCGCCAACTGGGCGGGCGATCGGCCCCTGACCCTGGAACGCGGCCGCGACTTCGATCAGGTCGTCCTCGCCATCTCGATCGGCGCCCTTCCCTACATCGCCTGCGATCTGGTGAAGAAGAGCGCCAAGTGGCGCGACATGATCACCCACGTCAAGACCACACGCACCCTCGCCAGTCAGGTCTGGTACCGCCGGACGGCCTACGAGCTCGGCTGGACCTCGATGCAGCAGCCGGTGGTCTCCGGCTACGACACCGGCCCCTTCGATACCTGGGCCGACATGTCGCACCTCATCCCCTGCGAAGGCTGGCAGTCCGGCGGCCGCCCAGGGCGGGAACAATATCCACTGAATGCCGCGTACTACTGCGGCATGATGGCGGATGATTCGCCCCTGCCCGAAACGCCGTGCGGACCACAGGCGGCCTACCCCGATCAGGCCGCGGAGGACGCAAAGGTGGAAGGGATCGTGCGAGACTTTCTCCTCCAGAAGGTCGGCGCACTCTTTCCTGAGGCGAACCCGGCGCCGGGCACTTTCCGGTGGGAGTGGCTGGTCGATCAGCGCGGCACCGGTGCCGTCGGTCCCGAGCGCCTCGGCGCGCAGTACTTCCGCGCCAACGTCGAGCCGTCGGAGCGCTACGTGCTCTCGGTCCCCGGCAGCGACAAGTATCGCCTGCCCGCTCACGACGACGGCGAGTTCACCAATCTCTACCTCGCCGGCGACTGGACCGATTGCGGACTCAATATGGGTTGTATCGAGGCGGCCACCATGTCAGGGCTGCTGGCCGGCAATGCCCTCTCCGGCTATCCCAGCCGCAACGACATCATCGGCCTCCACTGGTGA
- a CDS encoding DUF2071 domain-containing protein: MLFLSWPVAPASLAGRIPAPLSLDTFEGQAWITLIPFRMERLRPRGLPPVPPFSRFDEVDCLTYVVYGEEPGIWFFRIDAGTLMGSVVGRKLFGLPYHDSAVSLHREGEDRVFRSEGRVDDGDERPELRLRYRPRGPAYEAAPGTLARFIVERFVMFSSSGSGALLRGSEARAPRLIQECDVTVSRNTLPQAAGIPGPTGEPTAWYCARSEIRTWIPERVRQGGAR, translated from the coding sequence ATGCTCTTTCTGAGCTGGCCGGTGGCACCAGCGTCGCTCGCCGGCCGAATCCCGGCCCCGCTCTCGTTGGACACCTTCGAGGGGCAGGCATGGATCACCCTGATCCCGTTCCGGATGGAGCGGTTGCGCCCGCGCGGCCTGCCGCCGGTTCCGCCGTTCTCGCGCTTCGACGAGGTGGACTGCCTCACGTACGTCGTGTACGGCGAGGAGCCAGGGATCTGGTTCTTTCGAATCGATGCCGGCACGCTGATGGGATCCGTGGTCGGGCGGAAGCTTTTCGGTCTGCCCTATCACGATTCCGCGGTGTCCCTCCATCGCGAGGGAGAGGATCGGGTCTTCCGAAGTGAAGGAAGAGTCGATGACGGCGATGAGCGGCCCGAGCTGCGACTGCGCTATCGTCCGCGCGGGCCGGCGTATGAGGCGGCGCCGGGAACACTGGCCCGATTCATCGTCGAGCGCTTCGTGATGTTCTCCAGCAGCGGGAGCGGAGCGCTCCTGAGGGGCAGTGAGGCCCGGGCCCCGCGCTTGATTCAGGAGTGCGACGTTACCGTGAGCCGCAACACGCTGCCGCAGGCGGCGGGGATCCCCGGGCCAACCGGGGAGCCAACGGCCTGGTACTGCGCCCGGTCCGAGATCCGGACCTGGATTCCGGAGAGGGTGAGGCAGGGTGGGGCAAGGTGA